The DNA window AGGCCTCGAAAACGGTTCATGGTCGCCGACGTGATGTCCCCGTCAATCGCGCGGCGGCTGCGGACTGCGCTGCTCATGCTTCTGGCCGGCGCGGCGACCAGCGCGTGCCAACCGCAAGCCATGTACCGCTGGGGCGGCTACGAGGACGTGCTCTACCGGTCGCTTGCGCGTCCCGACGGAAGCGACACGGCAACCCACTGCGCAAAGCTGGCTGCCGACGTCCAGCGCACGCTCGCGGAGGGCAAGCGCGTGCCGCCGGGCGTTCACGCACATCTTGGATACCTCTACTACCTGGAGGGCAGCGTCGATGAAGCTCGGCGTCAGTTCGATGCAGAGCGGACCGCGTATCCCGAGTCGGCGGTGTTCGTTGACGGACTGATGGCGAGGCTGGCCGGCGCCGGCCCCGCAGCGATGGTTACGTCCGCTCCGGTGGCCACTGCTACGGCATCGACGCCTGCACCGCACAACCAGTGAGCTCCGAGATGAAGCACGCATTCGTGATCATGTCGGTGTTGGCCTTGGTCTCCGGCTGCATTAGGCCGCCAGACTATTCAGCCTTTCGTACGCACCAGCCCAAGAGCATTCTCGTGCTTCCGCCGATGAATCAGACGGTCGCGGTCGAGGCTCCATACTCCTATCTTTCTACCGTCAGCATGCCGCTGGCCGAGGCGGGATACTACGTCTTCCCTGTCGGCGTCGTGGACGCGTTCCTCAAGGAGAACGGGCTGCCGACGCCCGGCGAGATGCACAGCGTGCCGGTGCAGAAACTAGGCGAAGTGTTCGGCGCAGACTCGGTGCTTTACGTGACGATTACGGAGTGGGGGCAGAAGTATGTCGTCCTCAGCTCGAATACGATCGTGGCCGCGGAAGCACGCCTATTGGATGCCGACACGGGCATCCAGATCTGGCAAGGCAAGGTCCGATTGGTCCAGCAGTCCGGCGGCAGTGGCAACCTCGTTGCCGACCTCATCGTGGCCGTGGTCGAACAGATCATTGATTCGTCCACGGATCAGGCGCGGCTACTGTCACGCCCTGCCAACTTCGCGCTACTGACACACCAGCAGACTGGGTTGCCGCCGGGGCCGCGGCATCCCGCGTATGCCAGCGATTCGCGCGGACGGTAGGGGTGGAAGGAGACGGCTGCCCAAGATGGCTCCGCAGCAGGCAAGCCCGGCGGTGGGGCTCTTCGGGAGGAGACGCTGCCGGCCGCTGTCTGGTCCTCTCGCACGTCCGTGCTGGTTGCCTGAGCTCAATTGGGCGCTCGGATCTTCAGAAGTTCGCCGGGCGTACTACGGGGCCATCGGGCACGAAAGGGCACGTTCATCACCACGTCCGACTGCTCGTCGGGGGCACCGCTACGTCTCTCAGATCGACAGCAAGATCGTGCTGGTAGTAGCGCGACACGCTATCGCGTAAGGCGACAGCCAGTTTGCAAAGCCGAGCTGGCGCCGCATCGGTTTCTCGACCAGGTGCTCGAGTCCGAGCTCGCTTGGCGTGAGGAGCGGCGTGTCCGAACCTCGCATCAGCGCCTGCCCACCGGTCAGACCATCGGCAGCTTCGACTTCAGCTTCCAACCGTCCATCGAACGCAGCCGGATCGAGACGTTGGAACATGCCAGTGGATCCGCGAGAACCGCACGCTGCTGATCCAGGGGCCGCCCGGCCTGGGAAAGACGCACTTGGCCATCGCGCTTGCGGTGCGTGCCGTCGAGTGCGGCTTCGGTGTCAGCTTCTGCCGGCTCGACGAGCTGATGGCCGCGCTGCGGCGCGACGCGAACTTAAGTCCCTCCCGCCTTCGGCGAAAGAAGTATCTCTCGTCATCGCTGCTGGTCATCGACGAGGTCGGCTTCGATCCGATGACGCGCCAGGAGGCCAGCCTGTTCTTTCGCCTGGTGTCCCACCGCTACCAGCGCGGCAGCATCCTGATCACGACGAACAAGGGGATTCGCGAGTGGCCTGAGATCCTGGCCGGCGACGAGGTGCTGGCCGCCGCGATCCTGGACCGGCTGCTGCACAATAGCCACGTCCTGGACATCAAGGGGCGCAGCTACAGGCTCCGGGACCTGGAACGGGCCGTGAGCCGCCACCGCCGGTGCGTCAGCCGCGCTCACTCGGCCGCCGAGGCGCCCGGTGAGCGCAATCCTTTTGCCGCTGCGCCTACTCCGGACAGCTCTCGTCGTCCGCCCCGTTGTCGAAGATATCGCAGTCGACGTCCAGGCCATCGGCGACGACGACGGCCGAGCAAGCGAAGCAACGACCAACGGCCGTCAGGCATTCGGCACGTGCTTGGTTGCTGGCCGAGGGCGTGCACGTGCCGTTGATCAGCTCATCGAGCGGCTGTCCCGCGCACTTGCCGTCCAGCGCGCCGAGCAGTCCGGCTTCCGCGTCCTCTTCCTGCGGAGTCAGGCAGCCTGCCAGTTCCTCGCCCGTCGTGGCCTGCGTGACCTTCTTGCCGAGCAGCGCCGCCTTCTTGCACTTGTTGAAGCTGTTGAACACGCCGCCGGTCACCGCCTGCTGGGCGGTCAGCACTGCGGACTGGCATGCGAATGCCGCCTTGTCTCCGACGACGAAATCTTCGGGGAAATCGTCGACCAGGTTGTCGTAGATGAGCTCCGAAATGAGCCGCGTGAACGATGCCGCCTGCGCGGCGTCGGTGTAGCCGAAGTGCGGGGCGCTGGCGTCGCATGGCTCGGCCAGCGCGGCGACCTTCTCGATGGCCTTTTGAATCTTGGCCTGCGGCTTGGGCGCGCCGGCGCAGGCCAGAAAGTCCGAGCCATCCTTGGCGTAGGCCTTCAGGCACTTGTTGTAGGCTTTGTTGGCCGTCTTGAAGATGCCGGCCATGCCCTTGTTGACGGCGTTGACGCAGTCCTGCTGATCGTCGTTCAGGGCGACCTCCGCGCGGCAGTCGGCGGAGCAGCCGTCGCCGCCCGCGGTATTGCCGTCCTCGCAGGTTTCCCCGCCGGTGACGTAGCCGTCGTTGCACACCTCGGTGCCGATGGTGAAGAAGACCGTCACACGCACCGTATCGACGGCAACGCCGGAGCAGCCGTTGCTGTCGATGCGCACGCCGAAGTCCGCATCCTCGACGTCGGCCAGCGTCCAGGTCGTGCCCCAGCCATCGTCGGCCGCGCCGAGATAGAAGTACTGTGTCAGATCGCAGCTGTTGGCGTAGTAGGAGGGCAGCGACTTGGGAGTGCCGACCGGAGTGCCGTCCTTGACGAGCTGGATCGTGCCCTGGCAGCCGAGGTCGGCGATCTTGGGCTCGACCGCAAAGCCGTCGATGGAGGTTGCGCTGGCCGGCAGATCGAAGCCGAAGCCGGCAACCGACACGAACTGGGCGCCGGTCGAGGACGCGCACGCGCTGTCGGCATTGCCGGCGGCCGAGCTGCAGCCTGAGCCGAACGTGCAGTCGGCAACCGAGCCGGCATGGTTCGCGCCGACAAAGCCGTCGTGGGCGGAGGCGGAGGTGGCGGCAAGGAGAATGGCGAGGGCGGTGATGCGCGACAGAGCTGTATGCGTCATGGGCGGGCGTTCTGCGGGGCTTTGTCGGCTGATGCAAGGCGGGGCGCGAATACGGTTATCGAGGTAGAGCAGCAGGGGGAGCAGGCAGGTCGCGTGGTCGGGCGCGCATCGTGCCGTGCGTCGCGAATGCGGCCAGGCGCGTGCGCGTTGCGGCGCGTGGCCATGGTACGGCGATGACTCGCGCGGCGTGCACTGAGCGCGCCGCGCGGGCTCGACTAATCGGCGGAGTCGACGATACCGCGGATGATGCCGAGCTTGAGCAGGTCCTGAGGTCGGATCTTCAGATCGCTCGCCGTTTGCGCGATGCCCTCGGCGCCGCGCTTGAGCACGGCGGCGGCGGCTTCGGGCGCCAGCACCGTAAAGTAACTGTCGGGCGTCGCCCAAAGATTCCCAGGCGCTGCCAGCGCCAGCGCCCCGCCCGACGTGCCCTCGCCGATGACGACCGATGTGATCGGCACGCGCGCTTCGGCCACCGCGGCATACGTCTGCGCAATGGCGGCGCCGATGCCGCCGCGCTCGGCTTCGGCGTCATTGCTCGCGCCGGGCGTGTCGATGAGCGTCAGGATCGGAATGCCGAGCCGGCTTGCCATGCGCAGCAGCCGCGTAGCCGTGCGAAAGCCTGCCGGCCGCGTCGCGGTGCCGCACTGCGCGGCAAAGGCGATCGGGCGGCCGCCGCGCAGGCCAAAGCCGCAAAGCATGCCGTCGTCCACGCCGCCGCACCGGTCGCCGCGGATCTCCTCATAGCCGCCATCGAAGTAGGCACGAAGGTAGTCGCGGGCGCGCGGTCGGGCAGCGTCCCGCGCATGGAGAACCGCCTGCCACCCCGTCTCCGGAAGCGCCGTCTTGCCAAGCGCACGCGGAGGGTCAGCCGGCG is part of the Candidatus Limnocylindrales bacterium genome and encodes:
- a CDS encoding DUF4810 domain-containing protein, whose protein sequence is MSPSIARRLRTALLMLLAGAATSACQPQAMYRWGGYEDVLYRSLARPDGSDTATHCAKLAADVQRTLAEGKRVPPGVHAHLGYLYYLEGSVDEARRQFDAERTAYPESAVFVDGLMARLAGAGPAAMVTSAPVATATASTPAPHNQ
- a CDS encoding GNA1162 family protein, coding for MKHAFVIMSVLALVSGCIRPPDYSAFRTHQPKSILVLPPMNQTVAVEAPYSYLSTVSMPLAEAGYYVFPVGVVDAFLKENGLPTPGEMHSVPVQKLGEVFGADSVLYVTITEWGQKYVVLSSNTIVAAEARLLDADTGIQIWQGKVRLVQQSGGSGNLVADLIVAVVEQIIDSSTDQARLLSRPANFALLTHQQTGLPPGPRHPAYASDSRGR